In Alkalimarinus alittae, the DNA window ACTCAGGGTTCTCTTTAGGCAGTTTAAGGTCGTGGGAACAAACAATAGCGTCTACGTAATGGTCTAATCCTGTAATGCTAAGCTTTAGGTTTAAACTGTGATTATGCGCATTCGTTACCAATACAACGCGGTGATGAGTATCTTGCAGTTCTTGTAGGAAGGTTTTGACGTGTGGTCTGAATGCAATTAAGTGCTGTATTTCTTGTTTTAATTGCATGATATTGACACCTAAATTGTCTGACCAGAAATCAAGGCAGTACCAGTTCAATGTGCCTTCTTCTTTTTTGATGAGTTGTAGCAAGGTTTCACTAGCCTCAGCGGGTGCTACACCTTTGATATCCGCGTACCTTTCAGGTAAATGGGTCAACCAGAAGTAAGTATCAAAATGCAGATCAAGTAACGTGCCGTCCATGTCGAGAAATACGGAGTCAATGTCGTTCCATTTGATCATGTGAAGGCTACCTAATGTGTATGTGAGGGAGTGAGCTTATTTTACGTTAGTTTTAATCAATAGTCAGTGTTGTGACTGATGCTAACTAGGCTGTTATATTAATGGATAATTTTTGAGGGGATGGACCTGTGGGACGTATATCATGAATAAAGACAATCGGCACTTGATGGCTATGTTGCCTAAGCTTTTAAGCATTGCAGAGGAGGCGGGCGAAGCAATATTGAAAGTCTACAATGTTTCTGAAGATGAATCATCAGAAGGCGCGGATGTTGCGTTTTCAATAAAAGACGATGACTCCCCAGTGACTAAAGCTGATTATGCTGCACATAAGGTTATAGCGACAGGCTTGAGACGCTTGGCGCCTGAAATACCGCTGCTCTCTGAGGAGGGCGATATTCCCCCTTTTGAAGAACGCGCTAGTTGGGAGCGGTATTGGCTCATTGATCCTTTGGATGGGACTAAAGAGTTTATTAGTCGAAATGGCGAGTACACCGTTAATATTGCATTAATAGATAACCATCAGCCGGTATTGGGGGTGGTTTATGTCCCTGTGAAAAATATTTTTTACTATGGCGTGAAAGGGCAGGGAAGTTGGAAAAAAACGCCTACAGGGGAATCATTGATTGCTGCCCGTAGTGTTAGCGCCGCTGACACTATTAAAATCGTGGCAAGTCGGAGACATGGCGCAGAAGCTGCTGAAAAAATGATGTCTGAAGCAGAGCGTGTTTTTGGCGGCGTTGAGCGAGTGAGTATGGGAAGCTCATTAAAAATTTGCATGCTAGCCGACGGGAGTGCTGACTGGTATCCAAGGCTAGCACTAACGTCTGAGTGGGATACTGCAGCTGCTCAGGCGGTATTAGAAGCTGCAGGTGGCGTTATGTATGATGATCAATTTAATAAATTAGAGTGTAATCGTAAAGATTCGTTGCTAAACCCGTATTTCCATGCGGTAGCAGATGGATCATATGACTGGAAGGCGTTAGTAGAAGGGGCGTTGCTACGTTAATAAACGGTGGTTTGCTACTGTCACCCTCGCATCAGCAAGGGTGACATAAATATAGGCCGTGATGGCTTAGCACCTGAGAATTAGTTTATTGCTCAGACACTTTTTCTAACTTTCGGCCGCTCATGCTACAGCCAAGGCAGCGAACAAACGTTGCTTTGGCAGGACCAACAACCATAACTTCTGCTGCTTCCCCTGCATTACCGCCCAGAGCCGAAAATGGAAGTGATACAACATAAATAACGGTGCTTACAGCGGTCATTGCTAACAAAACGGGTCTTGCCACGAGTGCATCGCCCGTCATAGCCAGTGCAGATGGTGTTTCTTGAATGGTGTTTGCTGAGCTTACAGCAGGCAATGTTAGGCTTAATGTCGCAACTATGGCTAACAAAGTGCGTACGAGTTTGGATCGCATCAAAACTTCTCCCGAAATGAGGTTGAACGCAGTTTAAAGTTGTAATTGTCTTAACTATAACAGGTATATTCCAACTGTCTAAAAAAATAGTTGAGAATTATCTTGCTATTGCCTGTTTTAAGAGCAGTTTTTACGAATCTCTAACATAAGATTACGGAACGTATTACTTTCTTGTTGAATGTGTTGTTTGATTGTGTAGGACGACGTTTCAGTCTGCGGGCGTTTTGATGACTTCAATGCTGACACTTAGGGCAATAAACGGTTGACCGTTGCCCTAGGCGAATTTCTTTTAATGTGGTCTTGCACTCAGTGCAAGGCTGACCGCCTCTACCATAAACCTTTAATTGCTGCTGAAAATACCCTGGCTTACCATCACCACCTACGAAGTCCTTTAATGTCGTCCCTCCTTGGGTGATCGCAGTCTCAAGGGTTTTCTTTATATGATCGACAAACTTCGATATGCGTTTTTTGGATAGTTTACCCGCAGGGCGTTTGGGGTGGATACCGCTGAGAAATAAAGCCTCATTAGCATAGATATTACCGACGCCGACCACGTTTTTGTTATCCATAATAAATTGCTTTATCCCGGTTGTTTTATCCTTTGCTTGTTTATGTAAATAGTCGGCATTAAATGATGCCTCTAGTGGCTCGGGCCCTAGTTTTGAAAATAGAGAATGACTTTCCCAGTCCTTGACCCACAGCACAGACCCAAAGCGCCTAGGGTCGTTATATCTGATGATTTTGCCATCATTCATGTTTAGGTCAACATGATCATGCTTGCCAATAGGGGTGTTATTCTCAACCACTCGAAGGTTTCCCGACATCCCTAAATGAATGATGATGTATCCCTTAGGTAGGTGCAGTATCAAGTATTTGGCACGCCGTTCTAGTTTATGAACTAATGCCATTGATAGGGTGGTTAGTTCGTCAGATACAGGCCAGCGTAAGCGGCGCTCTCTAATGGTAACCGAACGGATAGTGTTATGTTCGACGTAAGGGTGTATGCCTCGTCGGGTGGTTTCAACTTCTGGTAGTTCTGGCAAGGTTTAACCTTTTTGTACTGTCTATGGGGTGTCTATTTATTCGCAAATAAATAGCATGTAACGAACCTGACCTGCTTCTTTCTCTCTATGGAGTCGCCAATGAGTCGGAGTTTGGGGGCGCGCCGCTTCTTTTTCTATCTCAATATAAATATAAGCCCCTGTTGTGACAAATGGCTTGGATTTGAGTTGTTCAAGGCAGTCATATACTAGCCCGCAACGAAAAGGCGGGTCGACAAAAACGATATTGTATGGCGTGTCCGGTGTTGTGTTTTTAAGCCATTTAACCGCGTCCGTTGTTAAAACATCGGCATTGGTTGCTTGTAGCAGCTGAAGATTTTGCTTTAGCGAGCGGGTTGCAACAGGCGACTGATCAATGAATGTGACAGATGAGGCTTCTCTTGATAAGGCTTCAAGGCCAAGAGCGCCGCTCCCTGTAAATAGGTCAAGACAGCGTGCGCCGGGGATAATGGGTGAAACCCAATTAAACAGCGTCTCTCTTACTCTATCCGTGGTGGGTCTAAGTCCTTCGATAGCTGAAAAAGAAAGGCGACGACTTCTCCATTGTCCCCCAATAATTCTGAGAGTGCTTTGAACTTCGCTGTTTTTGCGACCTTTGGCATTGTGTTTGTTGGGTTTTCGGTTGGCCATAATAGCAAGTAAGCGTATCCAGGTTAGAGTTTTTGTTGCGTTTTTTGAGGTCTAAGTTGTGGAGCATGTTAAAAGGGATTTGGCCTCGTTACAAATCAATAATAGAATAGGCGGCGCGATAAGGTTTGAATAATTGAAAGTATAAGGTTTAAGTGGCGGCTTCTCACTGGTTTAGTGTGTTTCGAAAGGGTAAGCTGAACATAATTCCTGTAACATTGATTGTAAATAAGCGAATAATGGTAATTAAGTGAATATGGATACAGTAAATTTCATTGCATTAGCTGTTTTGGCAGTTCTGGTTTTATTTTGGGTTATTGATTTTTACACGCTTAAAAGCCGTCGTCCTACCCCTAAAAAGGTCGAGCAGCGTCCAAGCGCCAACGTTACTCAAACCGCCACCGCTATTGATTTAACTGCAGCGGCTCAAGATGCGGCAAAAAGAACCACAGCCGAGCCTGTTGCTCATACTGCAGGTGATGCAGCGGTAGATGAACCGGTTAACTTTTTCTCTCGTATTAAGTCAGGTCTAAGTCGAACAAGATCGACGCTTTCTGGCGGTATGGCAAGCTTGTTTTTAGGTCAGAAGACGATCGATGACGATTTACTAGAAGATATTGAAACATTGCTGTTATCTGCTGATGTCGGTGTTGAGGCGACGACACAAATCATAACGTCGCTCACAGAAAAGGTTGAAAGAAACCAACTTTCTGACCCTGCAGCGCTAAACGAGTTGCTGCAGCAAGAGCTTACGGCGCTATTAGAAAACAGTAGCCAGCCATTGTCTATTGAAAACAATGGCCAACCTTTTGTTATTTTGATGGTGGGCGTTAATGGTGTAGGTAAAACCACCACTATCGGTAAGTTGGCGAAACGATTCCAGCAAGAAGGCAAGTCTGTGATGTTGGCAGCGGGTGATACATTCCGTGCTGCAGCTGTTGAGCAGTTACAAGTTTGGGGCGAAAGAAATAATGTACCGGTAGTTGCACAGCATACCGGTGCAGATAGTGCGTCTGTTATTTTTGATGCGGTGCAGTCAGCCCAAGCAAAAGGCGTTGATGTTGTTATAGCGGATACCGCAGGAAGGCTTCAAAACAAAGATAATCTAATGGCAGAACTAGAAAAAGTCGTGAGAGTTATGCAGAAATTAGACGGCGCAGCGCCTCATGAGGTCATGTTGGTTCTAGATGCAGGAACGGGGCAGAATGCGCTGAGTCAGGCCCAACTATTTAAGCAGGTCGTTGGGGTTTCGGGGATCACGCTCACCAAGCTAGATGGAACCGCCAAAGGCGGCATTATTTTTGCGATTGGTAAACAGTTAGGGTTACCTATTCGTTTTATTGGGGTGGGAGAACAGATTGATGACTTACGCCCATTTGATTCCGAAGAGTTTGTAAAAGCTCTATTTGATAAGTAGTTGATTAAGCCTGCCGATGATTAAGTTTGATAATATTTGTAAGCGTTATGAAGGCGGGCATGAAGCACTGTCGCAGGTTAGTTTCCACCTGAAGCGTGGCGATATGGCGTTTTTGACCGGACATTCCGGGGCCGGTAAAAGTACGCTATTGAAGCTGATAATGCTAATGGAGCGTC includes these proteins:
- the rsmD gene encoding 16S rRNA (guanine(966)-N(2))-methyltransferase RsmD, which translates into the protein MANRKPNKHNAKGRKNSEVQSTLRIIGGQWRSRRLSFSAIEGLRPTTDRVRETLFNWVSPIIPGARCLDLFTGSGALGLEALSREASSVTFIDQSPVATRSLKQNLQLLQATNADVLTTDAVKWLKNTTPDTPYNIVFVDPPFRCGLVYDCLEQLKSKPFVTTGAYIYIEIEKEAARPQTPTHWRLHREKEAGQVRYMLFICE
- the mutM gene encoding bifunctional DNA-formamidopyrimidine glycosylase/DNA-(apurinic or apyrimidinic site) lyase; the protein is MPELPEVETTRRGIHPYVEHNTIRSVTIRERRLRWPVSDELTTLSMALVHKLERRAKYLILHLPKGYIIIHLGMSGNLRVVENNTPIGKHDHVDLNMNDGKIIRYNDPRRFGSVLWVKDWESHSLFSKLGPEPLEASFNADYLHKQAKDKTTGIKQFIMDNKNVVGVGNIYANEALFLSGIHPKRPAGKLSKKRISKFVDHIKKTLETAITQGGTTLKDFVGGDGKPGYFQQQLKVYGRGGQPCTECKTTLKEIRLGQRSTVYCPKCQH
- the cysQ gene encoding 3'(2'),5'-bisphosphate nucleotidase CysQ, translated to MNKDNRHLMAMLPKLLSIAEEAGEAILKVYNVSEDESSEGADVAFSIKDDDSPVTKADYAAHKVIATGLRRLAPEIPLLSEEGDIPPFEERASWERYWLIDPLDGTKEFISRNGEYTVNIALIDNHQPVLGVVYVPVKNIFYYGVKGQGSWKKTPTGESLIAARSVSAADTIKIVASRRHGAEAAEKMMSEAERVFGGVERVSMGSSLKICMLADGSADWYPRLALTSEWDTAAAQAVLEAAGGVMYDDQFNKLECNRKDSLLNPYFHAVADGSYDWKALVEGALLR
- the yrfG gene encoding GMP/IMP nucleotidase, which translates into the protein MIKWNDIDSVFLDMDGTLLDLHFDTYFWLTHLPERYADIKGVAPAEASETLLQLIKKEEGTLNWYCLDFWSDNLGVNIMQLKQEIQHLIAFRPHVKTFLQELQDTHHRVVLVTNAHNHSLNLKLSITGLDHYVDAIVCSHDLKLPKENPEFWDKLQSIEAFDKRRTMLIDDSLAVLKSAQTYGIQHIYSIAQPDSQKPPRHNEEFPSIDRFDRHSAKNS
- the ftsY gene encoding signal recognition particle-docking protein FtsY, with the translated sequence MDTVNFIALAVLAVLVLFWVIDFYTLKSRRPTPKKVEQRPSANVTQTATAIDLTAAAQDAAKRTTAEPVAHTAGDAAVDEPVNFFSRIKSGLSRTRSTLSGGMASLFLGQKTIDDDLLEDIETLLLSADVGVEATTQIITSLTEKVERNQLSDPAALNELLQQELTALLENSSQPLSIENNGQPFVILMVGVNGVGKTTTIGKLAKRFQQEGKSVMLAAGDTFRAAAVEQLQVWGERNNVPVVAQHTGADSASVIFDAVQSAQAKGVDVVIADTAGRLQNKDNLMAELEKVVRVMQKLDGAAPHEVMLVLDAGTGQNALSQAQLFKQVVGVSGITLTKLDGTAKGGIIFAIGKQLGLPIRFIGVGEQIDDLRPFDSEEFVKALFDK